In the Streptomyces sp. BHT-5-2 genome, one interval contains:
- a CDS encoding glycosyltransferase family 2 protein, whose product MTARPRLSIGLPVYNGEEYLAESFDALLGQTYEDFELVVTDNASTDGTQDICRKYAAQDSRIRYVRLTRNIGAAPNHNYVFTQCRGELFKWASHDDLYARDLLRRCVEALDERPDIVLAHSGQAVIDEEGRVKVPYEYGIATDSPRAPERFRSFLFEPGGDDFYGVMRADMLRRVKPHDSYHHADRTFVAEIVLHGPFHQVPELLYFRRDHPTRAERANPAKRSRCINLDPRRAGLLHPTPRLLAEYVAGFVSAIRRAPLSAADRRACFGHLAAWATSRVRPGTGERVEDRAPVDPAELTVSVDDLVAGREGRRA is encoded by the coding sequence ATGACCGCCCGCCCCCGGCTGAGCATCGGCCTGCCCGTGTACAACGGCGAGGAGTATCTCGCCGAGTCGTTCGACGCCCTGCTCGGCCAGACCTACGAGGACTTCGAGCTGGTCGTCACCGACAACGCGTCGACAGACGGAACCCAGGACATCTGCCGCAAGTACGCCGCGCAGGACTCCCGCATCCGCTACGTCCGGCTGACCCGGAACATCGGCGCCGCGCCGAACCACAACTACGTGTTCACCCAGTGCCGGGGCGAACTCTTCAAGTGGGCCTCGCACGACGACCTCTACGCCAGGGACCTGTTGCGGCGCTGCGTCGAGGCGCTGGACGAGCGCCCCGACATCGTCCTCGCGCACTCCGGCCAGGCCGTCATCGACGAGGAAGGGCGGGTGAAGGTCCCGTACGAGTACGGGATCGCCACCGACTCGCCGCGCGCGCCCGAGCGGTTCCGCAGCTTCCTGTTCGAGCCCGGTGGCGACGACTTCTACGGGGTGATGCGCGCCGACATGCTGCGCCGGGTCAAGCCGCACGACAGCTACCACCACGCGGACCGCACGTTCGTCGCGGAGATCGTCCTGCACGGACCCTTCCACCAGGTGCCCGAGCTGCTGTACTTCCGCCGCGACCATCCGACCCGGGCCGAACGCGCGAACCCCGCCAAGCGCTCCCGCTGCATCAACCTCGACCCGCGCCGGGCGGGCCTGCTGCACCCGACGCCCCGGCTGCTCGCCGAGTACGTCGCGGGCTTCGTCTCGGCGATCCGGCGGGCGCCGTTGTCCGCGGCCGACCGGCGCGCCTGCTTCGGGCACCTGGCCGCCTGGGCGACCAGCCGAGTCCGCCCCGGTACGGGCGAACGGGTCGAGGACCGCGCCCCGGTCGACCCGGCCGAGCTCACCGTCTCCGTCGACGACCTCGTCGCCGGGCGTGAAGGGCGGCGGGCGTGA
- a CDS encoding polysaccharide pyruvyl transferase family protein, with the protein MNTRLRVGVFGLLGSGNLGNDGSLEAVLGYLRAEHPKAVVDALCGGPEVVTARYRIPATRLHWYRGEYRTASRAGAIAGKGLGKLVDAVRTAAWVRRHDVVIVPGMGVLEATLPLRPWGFPYALFLLCASGRLLRTRVGLVGVGAAPIGNRSTRALVRWSARLATYRSYRDTRSRDALRQMGVDTARDAVYPDLAFALPTPPAGAPSGVVCVGVMDFHGSDDDRARADDIHRRYLDGTTRFVRRLVEDGRPVRLLTGDACDAPVVAAILDAVGSPLVTAAEAASLADLMTETAAADLVVATRYHNLVCALKVGTPTLALSYAAKSDALMDRMGLGAYCHPARDVDADRLLDRFRELEKHSAELRKTLAERNRVAARQLRDQFEDLTATLFHAPRKAS; encoded by the coding sequence GTGAACACCCGTCTACGAGTAGGGGTGTTCGGGCTCCTCGGCTCGGGGAACCTAGGCAACGACGGGTCACTGGAGGCCGTCCTGGGGTACCTCCGCGCCGAGCATCCGAAGGCGGTCGTGGACGCGTTGTGCGGTGGGCCGGAGGTGGTGACGGCCCGGTACCGGATTCCCGCGACGCGGCTGCACTGGTACCGGGGCGAGTACCGGACCGCGTCGCGTGCCGGCGCCATCGCGGGGAAGGGGCTCGGCAAACTCGTCGACGCCGTCCGCACCGCCGCCTGGGTGCGGCGGCACGACGTGGTGATCGTGCCGGGCATGGGGGTCCTGGAGGCCACGCTGCCGCTGCGGCCGTGGGGCTTCCCGTACGCGCTGTTCCTGCTCTGCGCCTCCGGCCGACTGCTGCGCACCCGGGTCGGCCTGGTCGGCGTCGGCGCGGCCCCGATCGGGAACCGGTCGACCCGGGCCCTGGTGCGCTGGTCGGCGCGGCTCGCCACCTACCGCTCGTACCGGGACACCCGATCCCGCGACGCCTTACGGCAGATGGGCGTGGACACCGCACGCGACGCGGTGTACCCGGACCTCGCGTTCGCTCTGCCGACACCTCCTGCGGGCGCCCCGTCGGGGGTGGTCTGCGTCGGCGTCATGGACTTCCACGGCAGCGACGACGACCGCGCCCGGGCCGACGACATCCACCGGCGCTATCTCGACGGCACAACTCGGTTCGTCCGCAGGCTGGTCGAGGACGGCAGGCCGGTCCGGCTGCTCACCGGTGACGCGTGCGATGCGCCGGTGGTCGCCGCGATCCTCGACGCGGTGGGCTCGCCGCTGGTCACCGCCGCCGAGGCGGCCTCCCTGGCCGACCTGATGACGGAGACGGCGGCCGCCGACCTCGTGGTGGCGACGCGCTACCACAATCTGGTCTGCGCCCTGAAGGTCGGCACCCCGACGCTCGCCCTCAGTTATGCGGCCAAGAGCGACGCGCTGATGGACCGGATGGGTCTGGGCGCGTACTGCCATCCGGCCCGCGACGTCGACGCCGACCGTCTCCTCGACCGGTTCCGCGAGCTGGAGAAGCACTCGGCGGAGCTGAGGAAGACCCTGGCCGAGCGCAACCGGGTCGCCGCACGACAACTCCGGGACCAGTTCGAGGACTTGACCGCAACCCTGTTCCACGCCCCGAGGAAGGCTTCATGA
- a CDS encoding dTDP-4-dehydrorhamnose 3,5-epimerase family protein — MKVSEVPAVAGAFLFEPTPYADERGFFCRTFDADAVRSAGLDPDAFVQDSVSRSVRGVLRGLHLRSGAGEAKLVRCSYGRIFDVVVDLRPDSPTYLGRAFFELSGETQATVYIPAGCAHGFQALTETADTSYRIDRPHDPAEDVTIAFDDPELAIPWPLPPASMSQRDREAPSLAKVLRKTGS, encoded by the coding sequence ATGAAGGTAAGCGAAGTCCCGGCCGTCGCCGGAGCGTTCCTGTTCGAGCCGACGCCGTACGCCGACGAACGCGGCTTCTTCTGCCGCACCTTCGACGCCGACGCGGTCCGCTCGGCGGGCCTCGACCCGGACGCCTTCGTCCAGGACAGCGTGTCCCGCTCGGTACGGGGAGTGCTGCGCGGCCTGCACCTGCGCTCCGGCGCCGGCGAGGCGAAGCTGGTGCGCTGCTCGTACGGGAGGATCTTCGACGTCGTCGTGGACCTGCGGCCCGACTCGCCGACGTACCTGGGCCGGGCCTTCTTCGAGCTGTCCGGCGAGACGCAGGCGACCGTGTACATCCCGGCGGGGTGCGCGCACGGCTTCCAGGCGCTGACCGAGACCGCCGACACCTCGTACCGGATCGACCGCCCGCACGACCCGGCGGAGGACGTGACCATCGCCTTCGACGACCCGGAGCTCGCCATCCCCTGGCCGCTGCCGCCCGCATCGATGTCCCAACGGGACCGGGAGGCGCCAAGCCTCGCCAAGGTCCTTCGGAAGACAGGGAGTTGA
- a CDS encoding glutamate-1-semialdehyde 2,1-aminomutase, with the protein MDTEDFRLPRSQAANERLHALIPGGAHTYAKGDDQYPENLAPVISHGRGAHVWDVDGNRYIEYGSGLRSVSLGHAHPRVLGAVRRELDRGSNFVRPSIVEAEAAERFLATVPTAEMVKFTKNGSDATTAAVRLARAVTGRPRVAVCADHPFFSVDDWFIGTTPMNAGIPAATTDLTVTFPYGDLAATQELLTRYQDEVACLILEPAGHTEPPAGYLAGLRELADRHGCVLVFDEMITGFRWSEAGAQGLYGVVPDLSTFGKALGNGFAVSALAGRRGLMERGGLRHSHDRVFLLSTTHGAETHSLAAAMAVQTTYAEEGITARLHALGERLAAGVRDAAASMGVGDHLVVRGRASNLVFATLDENRQPSQRYRTLFLRRLLAGGVLAPSFVVSSALGDADLDRTVDVVAQACAVYRKALDAGDPTPWLAGRPVKPVFRRLA; encoded by the coding sequence GTGGACACCGAGGACTTCCGGCTTCCCCGGTCGCAGGCGGCCAACGAGCGGCTGCACGCCCTGATCCCGGGCGGCGCGCACACCTACGCCAAGGGCGACGACCAGTACCCCGAGAACCTCGCCCCGGTCATCAGCCACGGCCGCGGCGCCCATGTCTGGGACGTCGACGGCAACCGCTACATCGAGTACGGCTCGGGGCTGCGCTCCGTCAGCCTCGGCCACGCCCACCCCCGCGTGCTCGGGGCGGTGCGCCGGGAACTCGACCGCGGCAGCAACTTCGTCCGGCCGTCCATCGTGGAGGCCGAGGCCGCGGAACGCTTCCTGGCCACCGTGCCCACCGCCGAGATGGTGAAGTTCACGAAGAACGGCTCCGACGCCACCACCGCCGCGGTGCGCCTCGCCCGCGCCGTCACCGGGCGCCCGCGGGTGGCCGTCTGCGCCGACCATCCGTTCTTCTCGGTCGACGACTGGTTCATCGGCACCACGCCGATGAACGCCGGCATTCCGGCGGCGACCACCGACCTCACCGTGACGTTCCCTTACGGGGACCTGGCCGCCACACAGGAGTTGCTCACCCGGTACCAGGACGAGGTCGCCTGCCTGATCCTCGAACCCGCCGGGCACACCGAACCCCCGGCCGGCTACCTCGCCGGCCTGCGCGAGCTGGCCGACCGGCACGGCTGCGTACTGGTCTTCGACGAGATGATCACCGGCTTCCGCTGGTCCGAGGCGGGCGCCCAGGGCCTGTACGGCGTCGTCCCCGACCTCTCCACCTTCGGCAAGGCGCTGGGCAACGGCTTCGCCGTCTCCGCGCTGGCCGGGCGCCGCGGCCTGATGGAGCGGGGCGGGCTGCGGCACTCCCACGACCGGGTGTTCCTGCTGTCCACCACACACGGCGCGGAAACACACTCCCTGGCCGCCGCGATGGCGGTGCAGACCACCTACGCCGAGGAAGGGATCACCGCGCGGCTGCACGCCCTCGGCGAGCGGTTGGCCGCGGGCGTCCGCGACGCCGCGGCGAGCATGGGCGTCGGCGACCACCTCGTCGTCCGGGGGCGGGCCAGCAACCTGGTCTTCGCCACCCTGGACGAGAACCGGCAGCCGTCGCAGCGGTACCGCACCCTGTTCCTGCGCCGGCTCCTGGCGGGCGGGGTGCTGGCCCCGTCGTTCGTGGTGAGCAGCGCGCTCGGCGACGCCGACCTCGACCGCACCGTCGATGTGGTGGCCCAGGCGTGCGCGGTGTACCGGAAGGCACTGGACGCCGGTGATCCCACCCCTTGGCTGGCCGGGCGACCGGTGAAGCCGGTGTTCCGCCGGCTGGCGTGA
- a CDS encoding phosphatase PAP2 family protein translates to MTGRPVPTVLPPPLRGWLGLLAALAGMVVVVLGVAYAGHSEPGAVDSWVVRPTADGVRPPWRGVALAMDFLGEPAGSTMLVVALVAACLLLRSPRAAVFVVAGAGLPVATTTVLKSLVGRTIHGPGNLSYPSGHTAFATALALVLALLATGRLGLGRTAGTSLVLAAALVAGAAMGGAEVALGAHYPTDALGGWCTALAVIPAIAWLVDRAADRMADRAADAGRPERH, encoded by the coding sequence GTGACCGGCCGGCCGGTGCCCACGGTGCTGCCCCCGCCGCTGCGCGGGTGGCTCGGGCTGCTCGCGGCCCTCGCCGGGATGGTGGTCGTCGTGCTCGGGGTCGCGTACGCCGGCCACAGCGAGCCGGGCGCGGTGGACAGCTGGGTCGTCCGGCCGACGGCGGACGGTGTGCGGCCGCCGTGGCGGGGCGTGGCGCTGGCCATGGACTTCCTGGGGGAGCCCGCCGGGTCGACGATGCTGGTCGTCGCCCTCGTGGCGGCCTGCCTGCTGCTGCGCTCTCCTCGCGCAGCGGTGTTCGTCGTTGCCGGGGCCGGCCTGCCGGTGGCGACGACGACAGTGCTCAAGTCCCTGGTGGGACGCACCATCCACGGCCCCGGCAACCTGTCCTATCCGAGCGGGCACACCGCCTTCGCCACCGCCCTCGCACTCGTGCTGGCGCTGCTCGCGACCGGCCGGCTCGGCCTCGGCAGGACGGCCGGCACCTCACTCGTGCTCGCCGCGGCGCTGGTTGCCGGCGCCGCCATGGGAGGGGCGGAGGTCGCCCTGGGCGCGCACTACCCGACCGACGCCCTCGGCGGCTGGTGCACCGCGCTGGCGGTGATTCCGGCCATCGCGTGGCTGGTCGACCGGGCTGCGGACCGGATGGCCGACCGGGCGGCCGACGCCGGCCGCCCGGAGCGCCACTGA
- a CDS encoding plasmid stabilization protein has translation MPAGSSRKRERQYEHIKEGAEKRGASTRRAKEIAARTVNKERARAGESRTASRVSTQDPKSAPQRGGERSHRGAQGPTKDQLYEEAKKRHIDGRSSMNKDELRRALGR, from the coding sequence ATGCCCGCTGGCTCCAGCAGGAAGCGTGAGCGTCAGTACGAGCACATCAAGGAGGGCGCCGAGAAGAGAGGCGCGTCCACCAGGCGTGCCAAGGAGATCGCCGCCCGGACCGTGAACAAGGAACGGGCCCGCGCCGGCGAGTCCCGCACGGCGAGCCGGGTCTCCACCCAGGACCCCAAGTCGGCTCCGCAGCGCGGCGGCGAACGCTCGCACCGCGGCGCCCAGGGGCCGACCAAAGACCAGCTCTACGAGGAGGCCAAGAAACGCCACATCGACGGCCGCTCGTCGATGAACAAGGACGAACTGCGCAGGGCCCTCGGCCGCTGA
- a CDS encoding ubiquinol-cytochrome c reductase cytochrome b subunit, which yields MPFRRTTERVEQKARQATLSAYTAVDGRAPVSEALRALLRKAFPDHWSFLLGEIALYSLVVLVLTGTYLTMFFEPSMSRSVYGGSYRPLRGLLVSDAYASTLRISFDVRGGLLIRQIHHWGALVFVGALGVHMLRVFFTGAFRRPREGNWVIGVTLFMLALLEGFGGYSLPDDLLSGTGLRTANTIVLSLPIVGTYLSYFLWGGSYPGHILLPRLFTVHVLFVPGLLIALIGLHLMLVVYLKHTHWPAPGHTNRNAVGQPMFPHFVAKSTGLFLMVSAVLTLLGGLAQINPVWDFGPYRTDQDSTNAQPDWYVGFLEGALRLMPAWETDVAGHTFMWNVLIPAVVLPGVLFMVLYGYPFFERWVTGDPAEHHLCDRPRDFPTRTALGVAAVVGYAVLLAAGGNDVFASLFRVSVEALTWIFRVAVVVGPVVAFLATKRICLALQDRDRQLLTEGRETGHVVQSVYGGLRETHEPVAADRRYRMLARDVPAPLPAPGDRAPRRARLRAALSAWYFRDRVEMPMALEERHRIEEPVAGPALGAGEKGNG from the coding sequence ATGCCGTTCCGGAGGACGACGGAAAGGGTGGAGCAGAAGGCCCGCCAGGCCACCCTTTCCGCCTACACCGCAGTGGACGGCCGCGCCCCGGTCTCGGAGGCCCTGCGGGCCCTGTTGCGGAAGGCGTTCCCCGACCACTGGTCGTTCCTCCTGGGCGAGATCGCCCTGTACAGCCTGGTGGTGTTGGTGCTGACCGGCACCTACCTGACGATGTTCTTCGAACCGAGCATGTCCCGGAGCGTCTACGGCGGGTCGTACCGGCCGCTGCGCGGGCTGTTGGTGTCGGACGCCTACGCGTCGACGCTGCGCATCAGCTTCGACGTCCGGGGCGGCCTGCTGATCCGCCAGATCCACCACTGGGGGGCGCTGGTCTTCGTCGGCGCGCTGGGGGTGCACATGCTGCGGGTCTTCTTCACCGGGGCGTTCCGCAGACCTCGCGAGGGCAACTGGGTGATCGGCGTGACGCTGTTCATGCTGGCCCTGCTGGAGGGGTTCGGCGGCTACTCCCTCCCCGACGACCTGCTGTCCGGCACCGGACTGCGGACGGCGAACACCATCGTGCTGTCGCTGCCGATCGTCGGCACCTATCTGAGCTACTTCCTCTGGGGCGGTTCCTATCCGGGGCACATCCTGCTGCCCCGGCTCTTCACCGTGCACGTGCTGTTCGTCCCGGGGCTGCTGATCGCGCTGATCGGGCTGCATCTGATGCTGGTGGTGTACCTCAAGCACACCCACTGGCCGGCGCCCGGGCACACCAACCGCAACGCCGTCGGGCAGCCGATGTTCCCGCACTTCGTCGCCAAGTCCACCGGACTGTTCCTGATGGTCTCCGCGGTGCTGACCCTGCTCGGCGGGCTGGCCCAGATCAACCCCGTCTGGGACTTCGGGCCGTACCGCACCGACCAGGACTCCACGAACGCCCAGCCCGACTGGTACGTGGGCTTCCTCGAAGGGGCGCTGCGCCTGATGCCCGCCTGGGAGACCGACGTGGCAGGCCACACCTTCATGTGGAACGTCCTGATCCCGGCCGTCGTCCTGCCCGGCGTGCTGTTCATGGTGCTCTACGGCTATCCGTTCTTCGAGCGGTGGGTCACCGGTGATCCGGCCGAACACCATCTGTGCGACCGGCCCCGCGACTTCCCGACCCGTACGGCGCTGGGCGTGGCCGCCGTCGTCGGCTACGCCGTGCTGCTGGCGGCCGGTGGCAACGATGTGTTCGCCAGTCTCTTCCGGGTCTCGGTGGAGGCGCTGACCTGGATCTTCCGGGTGGCTGTCGTCGTCGGGCCGGTCGTCGCGTTCCTGGCCACCAAGAGGATCTGCCTGGCCCTGCAGGACCGCGACCGGCAACTGCTGACGGAGGGCCGCGAGACGGGTCACGTGGTGCAGAGCGTGTACGGCGGGCTGCGCGAGACCCATGAGCCGGTGGCGGCCGACCGGCGCTACCGCATGCTGGCCAGGGACGTGCCCGCGCCGCTGCCGGCCCCCGGCGACCGGGCTCCTCGGCGGGCCCGGCTGCGCGCCGCGCTCAGCGCGTGGTACTTCCGCGACCGGGTCGAGATGCCGATGGCCCTTGAGGAGCGGCACCGGATCGAGGAACCGGTGGCGGGCCCGGCTCTCGGTGCCGGCGAGAAGGGCAACGGATAG
- a CDS encoding cytochrome c oxidase subunit 4, producing MKAESHLFAGVAVFFLITDAFYIWLAREPAGAAALAVSFGMASVISFFCAVNYRRKGERPEDTEDSAVHERTGEVDFFPPRSGYPIAVAFGVTVLALGIVYGVWVFLIGAGVTGGSVFGMVFEFAQRDH from the coding sequence ATGAAAGCGGAGTCGCATCTCTTCGCGGGCGTGGCCGTCTTCTTCCTCATCACCGACGCGTTCTACATCTGGCTGGCACGGGAACCGGCCGGCGCCGCCGCGCTAGCCGTCTCCTTCGGCATGGCCTCGGTCATCTCGTTCTTCTGCGCCGTGAACTACCGCCGCAAGGGAGAACGCCCGGAGGACACCGAGGACTCGGCGGTCCACGAGCGCACCGGAGAGGTCGACTTCTTTCCGCCGCGCAGCGGTTACCCGATCGCGGTGGCCTTCGGGGTGACCGTGCTCGCCCTGGGAATCGTGTACGGCGTGTGGGTCTTCCTGATCGGGGCGGGTGTCACCGGCGGGTCGGTGTTCGGCATGGTCTTCGAGTTCGCGCAGCGCGACCACTGA
- the ctaD gene encoding cytochrome c oxidase subunit I → MSHPGQTVHRELLGGSGNPRVRAGRRIMKYLTTTDHKVIGNMYLATAFGFFLFAGLLAMLMRAELARPGLQFFSREQYNQLFTIHGTVMMLLFATPTFAGFANAVMPLQIGAPDVAFPRLNALTYWLFLFGGLTVVSGLFVPGGAASFGWFAYAPLNRADHTPGAGGSLWAAGLVVAGLSTTLGAVNFVATIITLRAPGMTMFRMPIFTWNILFTSILALLAFPVLTAALLALLADRKLGAHVYDPASGGALLWQHLFWFFGHPEVYIVALPFFGVVSEVIPVFSRKPVFGYVGMVGATIAITMLSATVWAHHMFATGGVLLPFFSLLSFLIAAPTGVKFFNWIGTMWRGSVSFETPMIWAIGFLVTFLLGGLSGVLIASPPMDFHLTDSYFIVAHLHYVLFGTIVFATFAGFYFWWPKWTGKMLDERLGKVHFWTLFIGFQTTFLVQHWLGESGMPRRYADYLAADGFTLLNTVSSTGALLLGLSVLPFLYNVWKTSRHAPMVEVDDPWGFGRSLEWATGCPPPRHNFEALPRVRSDSPAFDLHHPQVRMLPEGERGDVEPTPDTLGEQSR, encoded by the coding sequence ATGTCACACCCAGGCCAGACCGTTCACCGCGAACTGCTCGGCGGGTCCGGTAATCCGCGGGTCCGGGCGGGCCGCCGGATCATGAAATACCTGACGACCACCGATCACAAGGTGATCGGGAACATGTACCTCGCGACGGCTTTCGGATTCTTCCTCTTCGCCGGTCTGCTGGCGATGCTGATGCGCGCGGAACTGGCCCGGCCCGGCCTCCAGTTTTTCAGCCGCGAGCAGTACAACCAGCTGTTCACCATCCACGGCACCGTGATGATGCTGCTCTTCGCGACGCCCACCTTCGCCGGTTTCGCCAACGCCGTCATGCCGCTGCAGATCGGGGCGCCCGACGTCGCCTTTCCCCGGCTCAACGCGCTGACGTACTGGCTCTTCCTCTTCGGCGGCCTGACCGTGGTCTCCGGGCTCTTCGTGCCGGGCGGTGCGGCCTCCTTCGGCTGGTTCGCCTATGCGCCGCTGAACCGCGCCGACCACACTCCGGGCGCGGGCGGAAGCCTGTGGGCGGCCGGACTGGTCGTGGCGGGTCTGAGCACCACGCTGGGCGCGGTGAATTTCGTCGCCACCATCATCACGCTGCGGGCCCCGGGAATGACGATGTTCCGCATGCCGATCTTCACCTGGAACATCCTCTTCACCTCCATCCTGGCCCTGCTGGCCTTTCCGGTTCTGACCGCCGCGCTGCTGGCCCTGCTCGCCGACCGCAAACTGGGCGCCCATGTCTACGACCCCGCTTCCGGCGGCGCGTTGCTGTGGCAGCACCTGTTCTGGTTCTTCGGCCACCCGGAGGTCTATATCGTCGCCCTGCCGTTCTTCGGGGTGGTGAGCGAGGTCATTCCGGTGTTCAGCCGGAAGCCGGTCTTCGGTTACGTGGGGATGGTCGGCGCGACGATCGCCATCACGATGCTGTCGGCGACGGTGTGGGCGCATCACATGTTCGCCACCGGCGGGGTGCTGCTGCCCTTCTTCTCTCTGCTGTCCTTTCTCATCGCCGCGCCGACCGGGGTGAAGTTCTTCAACTGGATCGGCACCATGTGGCGGGGGAGCGTCTCCTTCGAGACGCCGATGATCTGGGCGATCGGCTTCCTGGTGACGTTCCTCCTGGGCGGGCTCAGCGGCGTCCTGATCGCCTCGCCGCCCATGGACTTCCACCTCACCGACAGCTACTTCATCGTCGCCCACCTGCACTATGTGCTGTTCGGCACCATCGTCTTCGCCACGTTCGCCGGCTTCTATTTCTGGTGGCCGAAATGGACCGGAAAAATGCTGGACGAGCGGCTGGGAAAAGTGCACTTCTGGACCCTTTTCATCGGCTTCCAGACCACCTTCCTCGTCCAGCACTGGCTGGGCGAGAGCGGAATGCCGCGCCGCTATGCCGACTACCTCGCCGCCGACGGCTTCACCCTGCTCAACACCGTCTCGTCGACCGGTGCGCTGCTGCTGGGCCTCTCCGTCCTGCCGTTCCTCTACAACGTCTGGAAAACCTCCCGGCACGCGCCCATGGTCGAAGTCGACGACCCCTGGGGTTTCGGGCGTTCGCTGGAATGGGCGACCGGCTGTCCGCCGCCCCGGCACAACTTCGAGGCGCTGCCCCGAGTCCGTTCCGATTCGCCCGCGTTCGACCTGCACCACCCCCAGGTGCGGATGCTGCCGGAAGGCGAGCGCGGCGATGTGGAACCCACCCCCGACACCCTCGGAGAGCAGAGCAGATGA
- the bla gene encoding class A beta-lactamase: MTSATPLPRRRLLRAGLAASTTALLASAASSAAADPRQVRGAAGELGELRALELRYGARLGVYAHNVRTGRTVAHRAQERFAMCSTFKTVAAAAVLRDEAHCAPLDKVIHYPAADLVPYSPKTEEHVDTGMKVGDLCAAAIQYSDNTAGNLLLRQIGGPAGLTRFFRSIGDRVSRLDRWETELNTALPGDLRDTTTPEAIGRSYGKLAVGRALAPDDREQLVGWLRGNTTGAKRIRAGLPHGWVVGDKTGTGDYASANDIGVAWTTRRTPIVLAVLTSKTTKDAPVDDALIADAAHIVARTLAPGE; the protein is encoded by the coding sequence ATGACCAGCGCCACCCCTCTGCCGCGCCGCCGCCTCCTGCGGGCCGGCCTCGCCGCGTCCACCACCGCCCTGCTCGCCTCCGCCGCGTCATCGGCGGCCGCCGACCCGCGACAAGTCCGGGGAGCTGCCGGCGAGTTGGGTGAGCTCCGCGCCCTGGAACTCCGGTACGGGGCGCGCCTGGGCGTGTACGCGCACAACGTACGCACCGGGCGGACCGTCGCCCACCGCGCGCAGGAGCGGTTCGCGATGTGCTCGACGTTCAAGACGGTCGCGGCCGCCGCGGTCCTGCGCGACGAGGCACACTGCGCACCCCTGGACAAGGTGATCCACTATCCGGCCGCGGACCTCGTGCCGTACTCCCCGAAGACCGAGGAGCACGTCGACACCGGCATGAAGGTGGGCGACCTGTGCGCCGCCGCGATCCAGTACAGCGACAACACGGCGGGGAACCTCCTGCTGCGCCAGATCGGCGGCCCCGCCGGCCTCACCCGGTTCTTCCGGTCCATCGGCGACCGGGTCAGCCGGCTCGACCGCTGGGAGACCGAACTGAACACCGCCCTGCCCGGCGACCTGCGCGACACCACCACCCCGGAGGCGATCGGCAGGAGCTACGGGAAGCTGGCGGTGGGCCGGGCCCTGGCCCCCGACGACCGCGAGCAGCTGGTCGGCTGGCTCAGGGGCAACACCACCGGCGCGAAACGGATCCGCGCCGGCCTGCCGCACGGCTGGGTCGTCGGCGACAAGACGGGCACCGGGGACTACGCGTCCGCCAACGACATCGGCGTCGCCTGGACCACCAGGAGGACCCCGATCGTGCTGGCCGTGCTGACCTCGAAGACCACCAAGGACGCACCCGTGGACGACGCCCTGATCGCGGACGCGGCACACATCGTCGCCCGCACCCTGGCCCCCGGCGAGTGA